In a single window of the Pelodiscus sinensis isolate JC-2024 chromosome 18, ASM4963464v1, whole genome shotgun sequence genome:
- the SOX18 gene encoding transcription factor SOX-18 → MNISEPSACREERPQPRGDCSWGPPAASASEPGLAYKQTPGPDSASSRTPSPEPAFGFRPSAAAGEPGALGSAASRSPSPESGYGYSPSAGRAEGKPGEDSRIRRPMNAFMVWAKDERKRLAQQNPDLHNAVLSKMLGQSWKALSASDKRPFVEEAERLRIQHLQDHPNYKYRPRRKKQAKKIKRMEPNILLHNLSQPCSSDSFSMNHHRGSQPAHPQPPPLNHFRELHAMGSDIENYGLPTPEMSPLDVLEQTEPAFFPPHMQEDCSMMAFRSYHPSHQMEFPQEKSLGRDVGLPYAQTPSHLADAMRTPHPSSMYYNQMCSGPQNVLSAHLGQLSPPPEAHHIDGVEHLNPTELWTDVDRNEFDQYLNMSRTRPDASGLPYHVSLSKVTPRSISCEESSLISALSDASSAVYYSSCITG, encoded by the exons ATGAATATATCTGAGCCCAGTGCCTGCCGAGAGGAGCGACCGCAACCCAGGGGCGACTGTTCATGGGGTCCCCCCGCCGCCTCCGCCTCTGAGCCCGGCCTCGCCTACAAGCAGACCCCGGGGCCAGACTCCGCGTCCAGCCGGACTCCCAGCCCGGAGCCCGCCTTCGGATTCCGCCCGAGCGCGGCGGCGGGAGAGCCAGGCGCGCTTGGCTCCGCGGCCAGCCGCTCCCCGAGCCCGGAGTCCGGGTATGGATACAGCCCCAGCGCGGGCCGAGCCGAGGGGAAGCCCGGGGAGGACTCCCGCATCCGCCGCCCCATGAACGCCTTCATGGTCTGGGCCAAGGACGAGAGGAAGCGGCTGGCGCAGCAGAACCCGGACCTGCACAACGCGGTGCTGAGCAAGATGCTGG GCCAGTCATGGAAAGCGCTGAGCGCCAGCGACAAGCGCCCCTTCGTGGAGGAGGCAGAGCGGCTGCGCATCCAGCATCTGCAGGATCACCCCAACTACAAGTACCGCCCCAGGCGGAAGAAGCAAGCCAAGAAAATCAAGAGGATGGAACCCAATATCCTTCTCCACAACCTTTCCCAGCCGTGCAGCAGCGACAGCTTCAGCATGAATCATCACCGTGGCAgccagcctgcccacccccagcctcccccacttAACCACTTCAGAGAACTCCACGCCATGGGGTCGGATATTGAAAACTATGGCTTGCCAACTCCCGAGATGTCTCCCTTGGATGTCTTGGAGCAGACCGAGCCAGCGTTTTTCCCCCCTCACATGCAGGAGGATTGCAGCATGATGGCCTTTCGAAGCTATCACCCCTCTCACCAGATGGAGTTTCCCCAAGAGAAGTCACTGGGGCGGGACGTGGGCCTGCCCTATGCTCAGACCCCATCACATTTGGCCGATGCTATGAGGACTCCCCATCCGTCTAGCATGTACTACAACCAAATGTGCTCTGGACCGCAGAACGTCCTCTCCGCCCATCTGGGCCAGCTGTCACCCCCTCCTGAAGCCCATCACATTGACGGCGTAGAGCACTTGAATCCAACGGAGCTTTGGACAGACGTGGACCGCAATGAGTTTGACCAGTACTTGAACATGAGCAGGACTCGTCCTGATGCCTCAGGACTCCCTTACCATGTCTCCCTGTCCAAAGTGACTCCGAGAAGTATCTCCTGTGAGGAGAGCAGCTTGATATCTGCCTTGTCCGATGCCAGCAGTGCTGTCTACTATAGCTCTTGCATCACAGGCTAG